Proteins encoded in a region of the Zea mays cultivar B73 chromosome 4, Zm-B73-REFERENCE-NAM-5.0, whole genome shotgun sequence genome:
- the LOC118471931 gene encoding DNA repair protein RAD5A, with translation MLRRTKNCTDKEGRPILNLPPANIEVKYCVLSEAEKDFYEALFRRSKVKFDQFVEQGRVLHNYASILELLLRLRQCCDHPFLIMSRGDTKEYADLNKLAKRFLRGGNGAVNGDSCIPSRAYIKQVVQELQKDEGECPICLEAFEDAVLTPCAHRLCRECLLSSWRSATAGLCPVCRMSMSKQDLITAPTDNRFQIDVEKNWVESSKISALLQELEALRSSGAKSIVFSQWTAFLDLLQIPLSRNNFSFARLDGTLNLQQREKVIKEFSEDKGILVLLMSLKAGGVGINLTAASNAFVMDPWWNPAVEEQAVMRIHRIGQTKTVSIRRFIVKGTVEERMEAVQARKQRMISGALTDQEVRTARIEELKMLFS, from the exons ATGCTGAGAAGGACTAAAAATTGCACAGACAAGGAGGGCAG GCCAATCCTTAATTTACCCCCTGCAAACATTGAAGTAAAATACTGTGTTTTATCTGAGGCTGAGAAGGATTTCTATGAAGCTCTATTTCGAAGATCTAAG GTAAAATTTGATCAATTTGTTGAGCAAGGAAGGGTTCTGCACAACTATGCTTCAATTTTGGAGTTACTTTTGCGCCTAAGGCAATGCTGTGATCATCCATTCCTTATTATGAG TCGTGGGGATACAAAAGAGTATGCAGACCTAAACAAGCTTGCAAAGCGTTTTCTGCGTGGTGGTAATGGTGCTGTTAATGGTGATTCTTGCATCCCCTCTAGAGCTTATATCAAACAGGTTGTCCAAGAATTGCAAAAGGATGAAGGGGAGTGCCCTATTTGTCTTGAAGCCTTTGAGGATGCAGTATTAACTCCCTGTGCTCATCGTTTATGCCGAGAGTGTCTCTTATCTAGTTGGCGGAGTGCGACAGCAGGCCTTTGTCCTGTCTGTAG AATGTCAATGAGCAAGCAGGACCTTATAACTGCTCCTACTGATAACCGCTTTCAAATCGATGTCGAAAAAAATTGGGTTGAATCTTCCAAGATATCTGCTCTCCTGCAGGAGTTGGAAGCTCTTCGCAGTTCAGGCGCCAAGAGTATCGTGTTTAGCCAGTGGACTGCTTTTTTAGATCTGTTGCAAATTCCACTTTCTAG GAATAATTTCTCATTTGCTAGGCTGGATGGGACGTTGAATCTTCAGCAAAGGGAGAAAGTTATAAAGGAGTTCTCAGAGGACAAAGGCATTTTG GTTCTGCTTATGTCTCTGAAGGCTGGAGGTGTTGGAATCAATCTTACTGCCGCTTCTAATGCATTTGTCATG GACCCTTGGTGGAATCCTGCTGTGGAAGAACAAGCTGTCATGCGCATCCATCGAATTGGTCAAACGAAGACTGTTTCTATCAGAAGATTCATCGTGAAG GGCACTGTCGAAGAACGAATGGAGGCTGTGCAGGCTCGAAAGCAGCGAATGATTTCTGGAGCTTTGACTGACCAAGAAGTCCGCACTGCACGTATAGAAGAACTGAAGATGCTTTTCTCCTGA